Proteins encoded by one window of Coleofasciculus chthonoplastes PCC 7420:
- a CDS encoding sensor histidine kinase encodes MNSYQPKTAQGIILIVDDTADSLRLLEAALTRYGYEVRSTVNGSMALMAAKAVAPDLILLDIKMPDMNGYDVCSALKASPVTRDIPIIFISALDEVFDKVKAFALGGADYITKPFQFEEVLARVDHQLTIRQLTQGLEQRVEERTAQLKQTLQELQQAQVQLIQIEKMATLGQLVAAVAHEINNPVGFINGNLSCAKDYTNDLISLLRLYQDKFPHPGSEIEQESQDIELDYLIEDLPSILSSMKKGVDRLFQLSSSLRTFSRLDAHTKVVFNIHDGIDSTLLILKHRLKANDKRPAIEVIKNYGELPPIECYPGQLNQVFMNLIANAIDALDELQTKKSNELNKDYLPQIKIDTDIQYDKEIVIIRIRDNGIGMPSKVKDCIFDNFFTTKPVGKGTGLGLSIARQIVVEKHGGSLNFSSAPEQGTEFVIELPMS; translated from the coding sequence ATGAATAGTTATCAGCCAAAAACAGCACAAGGAATTATTTTAATCGTTGATGATACAGCCGATAGCTTACGTCTGTTGGAAGCCGCACTAACAAGATATGGGTATGAAGTTCGCAGCACAGTCAACGGCAGCATGGCATTAATGGCGGCAAAAGCGGTAGCACCTGATCTGATTTTGTTAGACATTAAAATGCCCGACATGAATGGCTATGACGTTTGTTCAGCCTTGAAAGCTTCACCCGTCACTCGTGATATTCCGATAATTTTTATTAGCGCCTTAGATGAAGTCTTTGATAAAGTCAAAGCCTTTGCCTTGGGAGGGGCTGACTATATTACTAAACCTTTTCAATTTGAAGAGGTTTTGGCGCGTGTCGATCATCAACTGACGATTCGTCAACTTACCCAGGGTTTAGAGCAACGAGTTGAAGAACGAACCGCCCAATTAAAACAAACCTTACAGGAGTTACAACAAGCCCAAGTTCAGCTTATACAAATTGAAAAAATGGCAACCTTGGGTCAACTGGTAGCCGCCGTAGCTCATGAAATTAACAATCCTGTAGGCTTTATTAATGGAAATCTCAGTTGTGCCAAGGATTATACGAACGATCTGATTTCCCTGCTGCGTCTGTATCAAGACAAATTTCCCCATCCCGGATCTGAAATCGAACAAGAAAGTCAGGATATTGAACTTGATTATTTGATTGAAGATCTGCCCAGTATTTTATCCTCAATGAAAAAAGGAGTTGATCGTCTCTTTCAGTTAAGTAGCTCTTTGCGAACCTTTTCTCGTTTGGATGCTCATACCAAGGTAGTCTTTAATATCCATGATGGAATCGATAGTACACTATTAATTTTAAAGCACCGCCTTAAGGCAAATGATAAACGTCCAGCAATCGAAGTGATTAAAAACTACGGCGAATTACCGCCTATTGAGTGTTATCCTGGGCAATTAAACCAAGTTTTTATGAATCTTATTGCTAATGCGATAGATGCATTAGATGAATTACAGACAAAGAAGTCGAATGAATTGAATAAAGACTATTTGCCTCAAATTAAAATTGATACCGACATTCAGTACGATAAAGAAATAGTTATTATTCGGATTCGCGATAATGGAATAGGAATGCCAAGTAAGGTAAAAGACTGCATATTTGATAATTTTTTTACTACCAAGCCCGTGGGGAAAGGAACGGGTTTAGGCTTATCGATTGCGCGTCAGATTGTAGTCGAAAAGCATGGAGGTTCCCTAAATTTTAGTTCCGCACCAGAGCAAGGAACTGAGTTTGTGATTGAGTTGCCCATGTCATAA